A single region of the Chelonia mydas isolate rCheMyd1 chromosome 4, rCheMyd1.pri.v2, whole genome shotgun sequence genome encodes:
- the PLK4 gene encoding LOW QUALITY PROTEIN: serine/threonine-protein kinase PLK4 (The sequence of the model RefSeq protein was modified relative to this genomic sequence to represent the inferred CDS: inserted 1 base in 1 codon) produces the protein MATCIGEKIEDFKVGNLLGKGSFAGVYRAISLKTGLEVAIKMIDKKAMHKAGMVQRVQNEVKIHCQLKHPSILELYNYFEDSNYVYLILEMCHNGEMSRYLKNRMKPFSEEETRHFMHQIITGMLYLHSHGILHRDLTLSNLLLTSNMNVKIADFGLATQLKMPHEKHYTMCGTPNYISPEIATRSAHGLESDVWSLGCMFYTLLIGKPPFDTDTVKNTLNKVVLADYEMPAFLSGEAQDLLHRLLRKNPADRLSLSSVLDHPFMSRYNSTRSKDSGTVEDSMDSGNATISTAFTGSSSVSISGCLKEKKRVLVGQPLPNKMTVFPKNKNSSDISSVDGSSSYNRWGIQGKETGISGRGRTMQLTEERPHSRYLRRAHSSDRSGASRSQTQGISNTVERCHSIELLSTTRVGVMENTERFSPVNSYGDIPPIFKDKTSCSSGSFEKHTSPPVKDQTHSNYLCPLKPVLVLLEQSPXTETMQQWLGSIRTNAQLREPLDHISTDNANGGFRYHLGVQQETSRNAWNGLKDKKNPSAPTDIAHSINQISTKKYTSGLQCKSEKAQPASAFGLYPTSEQGKARGKELLGHQKPTLRSIVSPLNAHRLKSIRQKTKNAVVSILDAGEVCMEFLKELHSQELVKEVLRISCDGSVITVYHPNEGRGFLLDDGPPSPPEDVVMYSFDNLPEKYWKKYQYAAKFVQLVRSKTPKVTFYTRYAKCMLMENSPIADAEVCFYDGAKIHKTAGITRVIEKSGKSYTLKEESESGLKKEIQIYMDHANEGHRICLALETAVLEEEKRSGSVPFFPIIVGRKPGNTESPKALAPPSISVDVNCTVRDATSVDRNIAVNSTPCHVPSINPSISYEGSAFTTTIPETTCSSNQQKECSPNSAQLLKSVFVKNVGWASQLTSGAVWVQFNDGSQLVAQAGVSSITYTSPNGQTTRYGENEKLPEYIKEKLHCLSSILVMFTNPSGPH, from the exons ATGGCGACCTGCATCGGCGAGAAGATAGAG gatttCAAGGTGGGGAACCTTCTGGGGAAGGGCTCCTTCGCTGGGGTCTATAGAGCGATATCCCTAAAAACTGGCCTGGAAGTGGCCATCAAAATG ATAGACAAAAAGGCCATGCACAAAGCTGGAATGGTACAGAGAGTTCAAAATGAGGTGAAGATACATTGTCAATTAAAACATCCTTCTATACTTGAG CTTTATAATTATTTTGAAGATAGCAACTATGTGTACCTGATACTAGAGATGTGTCACAATGGAGAAATGAGCAGATATCTAAAGAACAGAATGAAGCCTTTCTCTGAGGAAGAAA CACGACATTTTATGCATCAGATTATCACAGGGATGTTGTATCTTCATTCTCATGGAATATTACATCGGGACCTCACCCTTTCTAACCTTCTACTCACCAGTAATATGAACGTCAAGATTGCTGATTTTGGACTAGCAACGCAATTGAAAATGCCTCATGAAAAGCATTATACAATGTGTGGAACTCCAAATTACATTTCTCCAGAAATAGCCACACGGAGTGCACATGGACTTGAATCTGATGTGTGGTCTTTGGGGTGTATGTTCTATACTCTTCTTATTGGGAAACCCCCTTTTGACACTGACACAGTCAAGAACACATTGAATAAAGTAGTATTAGCAGATTATGAAATGCCAGCTTTTTTGTCAGGGGAGGCTCAAGACCTTTTACACCGGTTACTTCGCAAAAACCCAGCAGATCGTTTAAGTCTTTCATCTGTGCTGGATCATCCTTTTATGTCCAGATATAACTCAACACGAAGTAAAGATTCAGGAACTGTGGAGGATTCAATGGACAGTGGAAATGCCACAATCTCTACAGCCTTTACTGGCTCCTCCAGTGTCAGTATAAGTGGTTGCTTGAAGGAAAAGAAGAGGGTCTTGGTTGGTCAGCCACTCCCAAATAAAATGACTGTATTTCCTAAAAATAAGAATTCAAGTGACATTTCATCTGTGGATGGAAGCAGTTCTTATAATCGCTGGGGAATTCAGGGAAAAGAAACTGGCATAAGTGGTAGGGGAAGAACAATGCAACTTACTGAAGAGAGGCCACATTCACGTTATCTTCGGAGGGCCCATTCTTCTGATAGGTCGGGAGCATCTCGCAGTCAGACTCAAGGAATATCAAACACTGTGGAGAGATGCCATTCCATAGAACTGCTTTCAACGACCAGAGTAGGAGTGatggaaaatacagaaagatTTTCACCTGTAAACAGCTATGGTGATATTCCCCCTATATTTAAGGATAAGACTTCCTGTAGTTCTGGTTCTTTTGAAAAGCACACATCTCCACCTGTGAAAGACCAAACACA CTCAAATTATCTCTGTCCATTGAAGCCAGTATTGGTTTTATTAGAACAGAGTC AGACTGAAACAATGCAGCAGTGGCTTGGAAGCATACGGACAAATG CTCAGCTGAGAGAGCCTCTGGATCACATCAGTACTGATAACGCAAATGGAGGTTTCCGATACCATCTAGGTGTGCAGCAAGAAACATCAAGAAATGCCTGGAATGgcttaaaagataaaaaaaatcccagtgccCCCACTGACATTGCACATTCTATAAATCAGATCAGTACAAAGAAATATACCTCTGGACTTCAATGTAAATCTGAGAAAGCTCAACCAGCATCTGCATTTGGTCTCTATCCAACTTCAGAACAAGGAAAAGCCAGGGGCAAAGAACTATTAGGACATCAGAAACCTACACTGCGAAGTATTGTGTCTCCTCTGAATGCTCACAGGCTAAAATCaatcagacaaaaaacaaaaaatgcagtg gTGAGTATTTTAGATGCAGGAGAAGTGTGTATGGAGTTTCTAAAAGAACTCCATTCCCAAGAGCTTGTGAAAGAAGTTCTCAGAATATCTTGTGATGGAAGTGTG ATCACAGTTTATCATCCAAATGAAGGAAGAGGCTTCCTTCTTGATGATGGacctccctctcctcctgaaGATGTCGTTATGTACAGCTTTGACAACTTGCCAG AAAAGTACTGGAAAAAGTACCAGTATGCAGCCAAATTTGTACAGTTGGTAAGATCCAAAACACCAAAAGTTACCTTCTATACAAGATATGCTAAGTGCATGTTGATGGAGAATTCACCTATTGCAGATGCTGAAGTTTGTTTTTATGACG GGGCAAAAATACACAAGACAGCAGGTATTACTCGAGTGATAGAAAAATCTGGGAAATCCTACACTTTGAAAGAAGAAAGTGAAAGTGGCCTGAAGAAggaaatacaaatatatatgGATCATGCAAATGAG GGACACCGTATTTGTCTTGCATTGGAAACTGCTGttttggaagaagaaaagagaagtggAAGTGTTCCCTTTTTTCCAATAATTGTTGGAAG GAAGCCAGGCAACACTGAATCTCCAAAGGCTTTGGCACCTCCCTCTATTTCAGTGGATGTAAACTGCACAGTGAGAGATGCTACCTCAGTGGATAGAAATATAGCTGTGAACTCTACTCCTTGTCATGTTCCCAGCATAAATCCTTCT ATATCCTATGAAGGCTCTGCATTCACAACTACCATTCCTGAAACAACTTGCTCGTCCAATCAGCAAAAGGAATGTAGTCCAAATTCAGCCcagcttttaaaatctgtttttgtgaaaaatgttggttGGGCTTCTCAG TTGACTAGTGGAGCAGTGTGGGTTCAGTTCAATGATGGATCCCAGTTGGTAGCACAAGCAGGTGTTTCTTCTATCACTTACACATCTCCAAATGGCCAGACAACTAG GTATGGAGAAAATGAGAAATTACCAGAATACATCAAAGAGAAGCTGCATTGTCTGTCTTCAATTCTTGTGATGTTTACCAATCCATCTGGCCCCCACTGA